In Hemitrygon akajei chromosome 9, sHemAka1.3, whole genome shotgun sequence, the following are encoded in one genomic region:
- the mrpl19 gene encoding large ribosomal subunit protein bL19m: MAAPVGATVSLCLRGCTRPGLVFSSLRFLSSSANDDRSSSFQPPPKPVIVGKTQSTTSQSRFVSPEFIMRRGRTNPIKFIIERKDMLQRRKVLNIPEFYVGSILAVTTAETGDDNKANRFVGICTQRSGKGLGATFVLRNIIDGQGIEICYDMYNPQIQQIEVLKLEKRLDDNLMYLRDARPEYSTFDFNMKPVPHSGSEVPVNPLKVKMKPKPWSKRWERPKFNVQGIRFDLCLTEEQMEKAKKFDKPWIKYDMMREYDTSKIEKSIELELQKELNK, encoded by the exons ATGGCGGCGCCGGTGGGAGCGACGGTGTCGTTGTGTCTTCGGGGCTGCACAAGGCCGG gACTTGTGTTTTCATCATTACGGTTTTTAAGTTCTTCAGCAAATGATGACAGATCTTCAAGCTTTCAGCCTCCACCAAAACCTGTTATCGTAGGCAAAACTCAGTCAACCACATCACAAAGCAG ATTTGTAAGTCCAGAGttcataatgagaagagggaggaCGAATCCCATAAAATTCATCATAGAGAGAAAGGACATGCTTCAGAGACGGAAAGTACTGAATATACCAGAATTTTACGTAG GAAGTATTCTAGCTGTTACAACGGCAGAAACAGGTGATGATAACAAAGCTAACAGATTTGTTGGAATCTGCACCCAAAGATCAGGAAAAGGATTAGGTGCAACTTTTGTACTCAGAAATATCATAGATGGACAAG GCATTGAGATCTGCTATGATATGTATAACCCTCAAATTCAGCAGATTGAAGTGTTGAAGCTAGAAAAAAGACTGGATGATAACCTAATGTACCTGCGTGATGCTCGGCCAGAGTACAGTACATTCGATTTTAATATGAAGCCTGTGCCCCACTCTGGTTCTGAGGTCCCCGTAAATCCG CTAAAAGTTAAAATGAAGCCCAAACCATGGTCAAAACGTTGGGAACGTCCAAAGTTCAACGTGCAGGGCATACGCTTTGATTTATGCCTCACAGAAGAGCAAATGGAAAAAGCCAAAAAATTTGATAAACCGTGGATTAAATATGATATGATGAGAGAATATGACACATCCAAGATTGAGAAAAGTATTGAGCTGGAATTGCAAAAAGAGCTCAATAAATGA